CCGATCAGGTCGTTGCGTTTTTTTCCCTCGATTCTTTCGGCGGCCCGGTTGAAATTGACCACCAGGAAAACCTCGCCGTTTTCCGATGGTTTCAGGACCATCACCCCGTTACTCATGTTGTCGAACAACTCACGAAAACGCGCTTCGCTGCTGGCCAGCGCTTCCCTGGTTTTCTTGAGGGCGTCCAGGTCACGGATCACCAGGAGCAGATGCGGTGTCGACTGGTGTTGCATCTGCATGGCCGATAATTTACCAAGCAGCGGCTGTCCGAACTTGTCCTGAAAGGCTACTTCCAGATCCATCACGGAGCGTTTTTTGGCCAGTTCGTGCAGTATCCGGTCGCAGATATCATGCTTGTACCAGATCGGCAAATCCGGCATGCGTCTGCCGACCAGCTCCTTGCAATCAAAACCGGTGAACCGGGAAAAACTCTCGTTGCAGTCCACAACCTCGGCAGTCTCCAGTCTGCAGAGACACACGGCGTCTTCGCTGGTCTGAAAAGCCGTATAAAAACGCTGGCGGCCCGCCTGTAATGTTTCCTGTTCCACCCCCAAGGTTCGGACTCCTTATCTATTGTGTCGCTCAGTTGCTGCATGGTATATCGCAACCGGCCTGGCGGGGACAGAAGCGATGCTGTTTTCTAGATACCACAACTTTCCGAGTTTGGCCAATCTCCCGATAAAGCTTAAGTTGAGCAGCTGGCCTGCTCGCAAGAAACTTAATACCCGAAGGGTGAAAAAATCAGTCATTCCGGCTTCCGGCTGCCGGCTTCTGAATTCTCATCATGAACTGTCCGGGGGTGCTGCCGGATCAGGTTGCGGTGGGGCGAAACGGGGTGTGGATTGCTTGCGCTCGCCACTTCGATCGGGTACCATTGCTGACACATCTTAATCTGGTAAATACTGTTGATGACGGGAGAAAAGTGATGGTGCCAAAGGTTCTGCTGGTCGATGATGAGCCTAATATCCTCTTGTCGCTGGAATTTCTGATGCAGAAGGAGGGATACGAGGTGCTGGTCGCCGAAAACGGCGATGAGGCTCTTGCCGTTGCCCGTCGGAGTATGCCTGATCTGATTATTCTTGATGTCATGCTGCCGAGTCCCAATGGGTATGAGGTGTGCCAGTCCCTGCGTGCCGATCCGCAATTGAACGGGATCCATATCCTGATGTTGACCGCGAAAAGTAATCCCGCAGAGCGGGAAAAGGGGTTGGCCATGGGAGCTGATGATTATGTCAGCAAGCCCTTTTCCAACCGTGAACTGGTAGACAAGGTGCGGCTGATTCTGGGCTCGAATCGTGCCGTTTCCCGGGACGATGAAGTAAACGGGCCATGACCGCAATATTCCCTTTAACATCTCTTTCAGGCTTGCTCTGCGAGTTATTTGAGCAGGTTCGGGAGGGGGTGCTGCTCTGTGATGCGGCAGGTGGAGTGATTTCCGCCAACCGATCTGCGGGCCGGCAGCTGGGCAGGGGCTCATTTGCGGCGACCGGGCTTGGCGACCTCTTTGCCGAACCCTGCCTTTCCCGGGCTCGCGCCTGCGTTGAGGAGTCTTCCGACAGGACAATAGATTTTCTGTGTCCGGACCGGGACGGGACGCATCTTTTCGATTGTCGTCTCTACCGGTATGGGAGGTCGGATGTTGATTCCCCTTTTTACCTTCTCTCCTTCAGTGAAGCATTGCATTCGGAAAGTCATGAAGCCCCCGAAGGCGGGCGGTGTGATTCCATCGGCAGATTGCGCCAGCCATTGGCGAATTTGAAGGCGGCGGCGGAAAACCTGCTGACCTACCCGGATATGTCTACGGTCATGCGGAGTGCTTTTGAAAATATCATCGCTCAGGAGAGCGACAGTCTGACCCGGACCGTTGATGGTCTTGCAGGTCTGTGCACGGAGAGCCTGACCGGTAATTT
The Pseudomonadota bacterium DNA segment above includes these coding regions:
- a CDS encoding response regulator, with product MVPKVLLVDDEPNILLSLEFLMQKEGYEVLVAENGDEALAVARRSMPDLIILDVMLPSPNGYEVCQSLRADPQLNGIHILMLTAKSNPAEREKGLAMGADDYVSKPFSNRELVDKVRLILGSNRAVSRDDEVNGP